One window from the genome of Pandoraea fibrosis encodes:
- a CDS encoding ABC transporter ATP-binding protein yields MNGRDTPPPGTTASQNPRGGNGELAIDVNGLNKHFGDKHVVKDVSLQVRRGEIFGFLGPNGSGKTTCIRMMCGLLTPDSGSGTCLGFDIVRESAQIKRHVGYMTQRFSYWEDLTIRENLDFVARVYGMPNRREAVDRAIEGLGLKGRAKQLTGSLSGGWKQRLALAACMLHEPQVLLLDEPTAGVDPTARRDFWEELHELASRGISVLVSTHYMDEAERCHKLAYISYGELLAQGTAAEVIDSQHLSTWTVHGDNLVDLARELRAQPAVAQTVAFGSALHVSGQDADALGELLHELAATHGLRVTPIDTSLEDVFIYLMSHAKDNFGDDA; encoded by the coding sequence ATGAACGGCCGCGATACGCCTCCGCCCGGCACGACGGCGTCGCAGAACCCTCGCGGGGGCAACGGCGAACTCGCCATCGACGTGAACGGATTGAACAAACACTTTGGCGACAAGCACGTCGTCAAGGATGTCTCGCTGCAAGTTCGGCGCGGCGAGATCTTCGGCTTCCTCGGCCCGAACGGCAGCGGCAAGACGACCTGCATCCGCATGATGTGCGGCCTGCTGACGCCCGACTCGGGCAGCGGCACCTGTCTGGGCTTCGACATCGTGCGCGAGAGTGCGCAGATCAAGCGCCACGTCGGCTATATGACGCAACGCTTCTCGTATTGGGAAGATCTCACGATTCGCGAGAATCTGGATTTCGTCGCGCGCGTGTACGGCATGCCGAACCGGCGCGAAGCCGTCGATCGGGCGATCGAAGGGCTCGGGCTCAAGGGCCGCGCAAAGCAGTTGACCGGCTCGCTCTCGGGGGGCTGGAAGCAGCGACTCGCGCTCGCGGCGTGCATGTTGCACGAGCCACAGGTGCTGCTCCTCGACGAACCGACGGCAGGCGTCGACCCGACCGCGCGGCGCGACTTCTGGGAGGAACTGCACGAATTGGCCTCGCGCGGCATTTCCGTGCTCGTGAGCACGCACTACATGGACGAAGCCGAGCGCTGCCACAAGCTCGCCTACATCTCCTACGGCGAATTGCTCGCGCAGGGTACGGCGGCCGAGGTCATCGATAGCCAGCATCTGTCGACATGGACCGTCCACGGGGACAATCTCGTCGATCTTGCGCGCGAACTGCGCGCACAACCCGCTGTAGCGCAGACGGTCGCGTTCGGCAGCGCGTTGCATGTGAGCGGGCAGGACGCCGATGCACTGGGCGAGCTGCTGCATGAACTTGCCGCGACACACGGACTGCGTGTCACGCCCATCGACACCAGTCTGGAAGATGTCTTCATCTATCTGATGAGCCACGCGAAGGACAACTTCGGAGACGACGCATGA
- a CDS encoding HlyD family secretion protein: MTLAITVALAALAGCGDRGPAPWQGYVEGEFVYVASSQAGTLQTLSVARGQQVKAGDALFALESTFELAAQSHARETLASAEAQLRDLDTGKRPDEIAVSAAQLKQAIAVRDKSVAQFDRDQAQYAAGGISREQLDASRADARSSTARVQELQSSLAVARLPGRQAQRQAQAAQVDAARASLTQADWQLAQKRPSASAAGRVYDTMYRVGEWVAAGSPVVRLLPPGNIKVRFFVPEAALGGLSAGQTVHIGCDGCGAGVDARITYISHQAEYTPPVIYSNDTRDKLVYMIEAHPAAADATKLNPGQPVQVTRQ, from the coding sequence ATGACTCTTGCCATTACCGTCGCACTGGCCGCACTGGCCGGCTGCGGCGATCGCGGCCCTGCGCCGTGGCAGGGCTATGTGGAAGGCGAGTTCGTCTACGTCGCCTCCTCTCAGGCCGGCACGCTCCAGACGCTGTCGGTCGCGCGCGGCCAGCAGGTCAAGGCGGGCGACGCCCTCTTCGCGCTTGAGTCCACCTTCGAGCTGGCCGCCCAATCGCACGCGCGCGAAACGCTCGCCAGCGCCGAAGCGCAATTGCGCGATCTCGATACCGGCAAGCGCCCCGACGAGATCGCAGTGTCCGCAGCACAACTCAAACAGGCCATCGCCGTGCGCGACAAGTCGGTCGCTCAGTTCGATCGCGATCAGGCGCAATACGCCGCAGGCGGCATCTCCCGCGAGCAACTCGACGCCAGCCGTGCCGACGCCCGCAGCAGCACCGCCCGCGTACAGGAACTGCAAAGCAGCCTCGCTGTGGCGAGACTGCCGGGTCGCCAGGCGCAGCGGCAGGCACAGGCCGCTCAGGTCGACGCGGCGCGCGCCTCGCTCACGCAGGCCGACTGGCAACTCGCGCAGAAGCGTCCGAGCGCGAGTGCTGCCGGGCGCGTGTACGACACGATGTATCGCGTAGGGGAATGGGTAGCGGCAGGCAGCCCTGTCGTGCGGCTGCTGCCTCCGGGCAACATCAAGGTCCGCTTCTTCGTGCCCGAAGCCGCGCTGGGCGGGTTGAGTGCCGGGCAAACGGTGCATATCGGCTGCGACGGCTGTGGCGCGGGTGTCGACGCCCGCATCACTTACATCTCCCATCAGGCGGAGTACACACCACCGGTCATCTACAGCAACGACACGCGCGACAAACTCGTCTACATGATCGAGGCGCACCCCGCTGCGGCCGACGCCACCAAGCTCAATCCGGGGCAGCCCGTGCAGGTCACGCGCCAATGA